One window of Bos indicus isolate NIAB-ARS_2022 breed Sahiwal x Tharparkar chromosome 18, NIAB-ARS_B.indTharparkar_mat_pri_1.0, whole genome shotgun sequence genomic DNA carries:
- the IGFLR1 gene encoding IGF-like family receptor 1 isoform X5 — protein sequence MTLEGDAWLQQVGGLLIWRRLWLGTKCGRSAVQEVVWSGAPRLQAPPRWGPYASSRLLCCSWPRRRLGRPLSTAAASSTGTLTTGAAAAACSASGRPLARPVPNKEPCPLTPGKSSILSSQEPSSPGIPSVSWTSEHKAPQQAWPSLSFALFLVLVLLVTSAIILLALQRHHRRLDQGKAVQHPYPGLVCCDLDTHTRFLHLSSPASLETSEARDSWKEVSLSPLLGREMPSLESQPLSRLLDELEVLEELILLLDPEPGPGGRMACGTTRHLAARYGLPAAWSTFAYSLRPSRSPLRALIEMVVAREPSASLGQLGTHLAQIGRADALQVLSKLGSSGACLA from the exons ATGACTCTCGAGGGAGATGCTTGGTTGCAGCAGGTTGGAGGACTCCTAATCTGGAGGAGATTATGGTTAGGAACTAAG TGCGGCAGAAGCGCTGTGCAGGAAGTCGTGTGGTCAGGGGCCCCCAGATTGCAGGCTCCTCCCAGATGGGGCCCCTACGCCTCCTCCCGACTGCTGTGCTGCTCCTGGCCCAGGCGGCGCCTTGGGAGGCCTCTCAGCACTGCGGCCGCCTCGAGTACTGGAACCCTGACAACCGGTGCTGCGGCAGCTGCCTGCAGCGCTTCGGGCCGCCCCCTTGCTCGG CCTGTCCCTAACAAAGAGCCCTGCCCACTGACACCTGGAAAATCGAGCATCCTTAGCTCCCAGGAGCCCAGCTCACCAGGGATTCCCAGTGTTTCGTGGACTTCTGAGCACAAAGCCCCTCAGCAAGCCTGGCCGAGTTTGAGTTTTGCCCTGTTCCTAGTGCTGGTTCTGCTCGTGACCTCAGCCATAATCCTGCTTGCCCTGCAAAGGCACCACCGTCGCCTCGACCAAGGGAAAGCAGTCCAACACCCATATCCTGGCTTGGTTTGCTGCGACCTTGACACCCACACCCGCTTCTTGCACTTGtcctctccagcctccctggAGACTTCAGAGGCAAGGGACTCATGGAAGGAGGTCTCTCTGTCTCCACTCCTAGGCAGGG AGATGCCAAGCCTGGAGTCGCAGCCCCTGTCTCGCCTCCTGGATGAGCTGGAGGTGCTGGAGGAGCTGATCCTGTTGCTAGACCCTGAGCCTGGGCCAGGTGGGAGGATGGCCTGTGGCACCACTCGACACCTGGCTGCAAGATACGGACTGCCTGCTGCCTGGTCCACTTTCGCCTACTCACTGCGGCCCAGTCGCTCACCTCTGAGGGCTCTGATTGAGATGGTGGTGGCACGGGAGCCCTCTGCCTCTCTGGGCCAGCTTGGCACACACCTGGCCCAGATAGGGAGGGCAGATGCACTGCAGGTGCTGTCCAAACTTGGCTCATCAGGGGCTTGCCTGGCCTAG
- the IGFLR1 gene encoding IGF-like family receptor 1 isoform X4 codes for MTLEGDAWLQQVGGLLIWRRLWLGTKCGRSAVQEVVWSGAPRLQAPPRWGPYASSRLLCCSWPRRRLGRPLSTAAASSTGTLTTGAAAAACSASGRPLARKPVPNKEPCPLTPGKSSILSSQEPSSPGIPSVSWTSEHKAPQQAWPSLSFALFLVLVLLVTSAIILLALQRHHRRLDQGKAVQHPYPGLVCCDLDTHTRFLHLSSPASLETSEARDSWKEVSLSPLLGREMPSLESQPLSRLLDELEVLEELILLLDPEPGPGGRMACGTTRHLAARYGLPAAWSTFAYSLRPSRSPLRALIEMVVAREPSASLGQLGTHLAQIGRADALQVLSKLGSSGACLA; via the exons ATGACTCTCGAGGGAGATGCTTGGTTGCAGCAGGTTGGAGGACTCCTAATCTGGAGGAGATTATGGTTAGGAACTAAG TGCGGCAGAAGCGCTGTGCAGGAAGTCGTGTGGTCAGGGGCCCCCAGATTGCAGGCTCCTCCCAGATGGGGCCCCTACGCCTCCTCCCGACTGCTGTGCTGCTCCTGGCCCAGGCGGCGCCTTGGGAGGCCTCTCAGCACTGCGGCCGCCTCGAGTACTGGAACCCTGACAACCGGTGCTGCGGCAGCTGCCTGCAGCGCTTCGGGCCGCCCCCTTGCTCGG AAGCCTGTCCCTAACAAAGAGCCCTGCCCACTGACACCTGGAAAATCGAGCATCCTTAGCTCCCAGGAGCCCAGCTCACCAGGGATTCCCAGTGTTTCGTGGACTTCTGAGCACAAAGCCCCTCAGCAAGCCTGGCCGAGTTTGAGTTTTGCCCTGTTCCTAGTGCTGGTTCTGCTCGTGACCTCAGCCATAATCCTGCTTGCCCTGCAAAGGCACCACCGTCGCCTCGACCAAGGGAAAGCAGTCCAACACCCATATCCTGGCTTGGTTTGCTGCGACCTTGACACCCACACCCGCTTCTTGCACTTGtcctctccagcctccctggAGACTTCAGAGGCAAGGGACTCATGGAAGGAGGTCTCTCTGTCTCCACTCCTAGGCAGGG AGATGCCAAGCCTGGAGTCGCAGCCCCTGTCTCGCCTCCTGGATGAGCTGGAGGTGCTGGAGGAGCTGATCCTGTTGCTAGACCCTGAGCCTGGGCCAGGTGGGAGGATGGCCTGTGGCACCACTCGACACCTGGCTGCAAGATACGGACTGCCTGCTGCCTGGTCCACTTTCGCCTACTCACTGCGGCCCAGTCGCTCACCTCTGAGGGCTCTGATTGAGATGGTGGTGGCACGGGAGCCCTCTGCCTCTCTGGGCCAGCTTGGCACACACCTGGCCCAGATAGGGAGGGCAGATGCACTGCAGGTGCTGTCCAAACTTGGCTCATCAGGGGCTTGCCTGGCCTAG
- the IGFLR1 gene encoding IGF-like family receptor 1 isoform X2, with the protein MPPHPLLPSSAPVSWQVRQKRCAGSRVVRGPQIAGSSQMGPLRLLPTAVLLLAQAAPWEASQHCGRLEYWNPDNRCCGSCLQRFGPPPCSDLEFSENCGLDDAGNHVMHPFQECPPGQCNRNSAELCSLCGGGATAPIPSGSRGGTGRPCREPVPNKEPCPLTPGKSSILSSQEPSSPGIPSVSWTSEHKAPQQAWPSLSFALFLVLVLLVTSAIILLALQRHHRRLDQGKAVQHPYPGLVCCDLDTHTRFLHLSSPASLETSEARDSWKEVSLSPLLGREMPSLESQPLSRLLDELEVLEELILLLDPEPGPGGRMACGTTRHLAARYGLPAAWSTFAYSLRPSRSPLRALIEMVVAREPSASLGQLGTHLAQIGRADALQVLSKLGSSGACLA; encoded by the exons ATGCCTCCACATCCACTGCTTCCTTCTTCTGCCCCGGTTTCCTGGCAAGTGCGGCAGAAGCGCTGTGCAGGAAGTCGTGTGGTCAGGGGCCCCCAGATTGCAGGCTCCTCCCAGATGGGGCCCCTACGCCTCCTCCCGACTGCTGTGCTGCTCCTGGCCCAGGCGGCGCCTTGGGAGGCCTCTCAGCACTGCGGCCGCCTCGAGTACTGGAACCCTGACAACCGGTGCTGCGGCAGCTGCCTGCAGCGCTTCGGGCCGCCCCCTTGCTCGG ACCTAGAGTTTTCGGAAAACTGCGGGCTGGATGATGCTGGCAATCACGTAATGCACCCCTTCCAAGAGTGTCCTCCTGGACAGTGCAATCGCAACAGCGCGGAGCTATGTAGCCTTTGTGGCGGTGGAGCAACGGCACCCATTCCCTCGGGGAGCCGCGGTGGAACTGGGCGGCCCTGCCGAGAG CCTGTCCCTAACAAAGAGCCCTGCCCACTGACACCTGGAAAATCGAGCATCCTTAGCTCCCAGGAGCCCAGCTCACCAGGGATTCCCAGTGTTTCGTGGACTTCTGAGCACAAAGCCCCTCAGCAAGCCTGGCCGAGTTTGAGTTTTGCCCTGTTCCTAGTGCTGGTTCTGCTCGTGACCTCAGCCATAATCCTGCTTGCCCTGCAAAGGCACCACCGTCGCCTCGACCAAGGGAAAGCAGTCCAACACCCATATCCTGGCTTGGTTTGCTGCGACCTTGACACCCACACCCGCTTCTTGCACTTGtcctctccagcctccctggAGACTTCAGAGGCAAGGGACTCATGGAAGGAGGTCTCTCTGTCTCCACTCCTAGGCAGGG AGATGCCAAGCCTGGAGTCGCAGCCCCTGTCTCGCCTCCTGGATGAGCTGGAGGTGCTGGAGGAGCTGATCCTGTTGCTAGACCCTGAGCCTGGGCCAGGTGGGAGGATGGCCTGTGGCACCACTCGACACCTGGCTGCAAGATACGGACTGCCTGCTGCCTGGTCCACTTTCGCCTACTCACTGCGGCCCAGTCGCTCACCTCTGAGGGCTCTGATTGAGATGGTGGTGGCACGGGAGCCCTCTGCCTCTCTGGGCCAGCTTGGCACACACCTGGCCCAGATAGGGAGGGCAGATGCACTGCAGGTGCTGTCCAAACTTGGCTCATCAGGGGCTTGCCTGGCCTAG
- the IGFLR1 gene encoding IGF-like family receptor 1 isoform X1: MPPHPLLPSSAPVSWQVRQKRCAGSRVVRGPQIAGSSQMGPLRLLPTAVLLLAQAAPWEASQHCGRLEYWNPDNRCCGSCLQRFGPPPCSDLEFSENCGLDDAGNHVMHPFQECPPGQCNRNSAELCSLCGGGATAPIPSGSRGGTGRPCREKPVPNKEPCPLTPGKSSILSSQEPSSPGIPSVSWTSEHKAPQQAWPSLSFALFLVLVLLVTSAIILLALQRHHRRLDQGKAVQHPYPGLVCCDLDTHTRFLHLSSPASLETSEARDSWKEVSLSPLLGREMPSLESQPLSRLLDELEVLEELILLLDPEPGPGGRMACGTTRHLAARYGLPAAWSTFAYSLRPSRSPLRALIEMVVAREPSASLGQLGTHLAQIGRADALQVLSKLGSSGACLA, encoded by the exons ATGCCTCCACATCCACTGCTTCCTTCTTCTGCCCCGGTTTCCTGGCAAGTGCGGCAGAAGCGCTGTGCAGGAAGTCGTGTGGTCAGGGGCCCCCAGATTGCAGGCTCCTCCCAGATGGGGCCCCTACGCCTCCTCCCGACTGCTGTGCTGCTCCTGGCCCAGGCGGCGCCTTGGGAGGCCTCTCAGCACTGCGGCCGCCTCGAGTACTGGAACCCTGACAACCGGTGCTGCGGCAGCTGCCTGCAGCGCTTCGGGCCGCCCCCTTGCTCGG ACCTAGAGTTTTCGGAAAACTGCGGGCTGGATGATGCTGGCAATCACGTAATGCACCCCTTCCAAGAGTGTCCTCCTGGACAGTGCAATCGCAACAGCGCGGAGCTATGTAGCCTTTGTGGCGGTGGAGCAACGGCACCCATTCCCTCGGGGAGCCGCGGTGGAACTGGGCGGCCCTGCCGAGAG AAGCCTGTCCCTAACAAAGAGCCCTGCCCACTGACACCTGGAAAATCGAGCATCCTTAGCTCCCAGGAGCCCAGCTCACCAGGGATTCCCAGTGTTTCGTGGACTTCTGAGCACAAAGCCCCTCAGCAAGCCTGGCCGAGTTTGAGTTTTGCCCTGTTCCTAGTGCTGGTTCTGCTCGTGACCTCAGCCATAATCCTGCTTGCCCTGCAAAGGCACCACCGTCGCCTCGACCAAGGGAAAGCAGTCCAACACCCATATCCTGGCTTGGTTTGCTGCGACCTTGACACCCACACCCGCTTCTTGCACTTGtcctctccagcctccctggAGACTTCAGAGGCAAGGGACTCATGGAAGGAGGTCTCTCTGTCTCCACTCCTAGGCAGGG AGATGCCAAGCCTGGAGTCGCAGCCCCTGTCTCGCCTCCTGGATGAGCTGGAGGTGCTGGAGGAGCTGATCCTGTTGCTAGACCCTGAGCCTGGGCCAGGTGGGAGGATGGCCTGTGGCACCACTCGACACCTGGCTGCAAGATACGGACTGCCTGCTGCCTGGTCCACTTTCGCCTACTCACTGCGGCCCAGTCGCTCACCTCTGAGGGCTCTGATTGAGATGGTGGTGGCACGGGAGCCCTCTGCCTCTCTGGGCCAGCTTGGCACACACCTGGCCCAGATAGGGAGGGCAGATGCACTGCAGGTGCTGTCCAAACTTGGCTCATCAGGGGCTTGCCTGGCCTAG
- the IGFLR1 gene encoding IGF-like family receptor 1 isoform X6, producing MPPHPLLPSSAPVSWQVRQKRCAGSRVVRGPQIAGSSQMGPLRLLPTAVLLLAQAAPWEASQHCGRLEYWNPDNRCCGSCLQRFGPPPCSEMPSLESQPLSRLLDELEVLEELILLLDPEPGPGGRMACGTTRHLAARYGLPAAWSTFAYSLRPSRSPLRALIEMVVAREPSASLGQLGTHLAQIGRADALQVLSKLGSSGACLA from the exons ATGCCTCCACATCCACTGCTTCCTTCTTCTGCCCCGGTTTCCTGGCAAGTGCGGCAGAAGCGCTGTGCAGGAAGTCGTGTGGTCAGGGGCCCCCAGATTGCAGGCTCCTCCCAGATGGGGCCCCTACGCCTCCTCCCGACTGCTGTGCTGCTCCTGGCCCAGGCGGCGCCTTGGGAGGCCTCTCAGCACTGCGGCCGCCTCGAGTACTGGAACCCTGACAACCGGTGCTGCGGCAGCTGCCTGCAGCGCTTCGGGCCGCCCCCTTGCTCGG AGATGCCAAGCCTGGAGTCGCAGCCCCTGTCTCGCCTCCTGGATGAGCTGGAGGTGCTGGAGGAGCTGATCCTGTTGCTAGACCCTGAGCCTGGGCCAGGTGGGAGGATGGCCTGTGGCACCACTCGACACCTGGCTGCAAGATACGGACTGCCTGCTGCCTGGTCCACTTTCGCCTACTCACTGCGGCCCAGTCGCTCACCTCTGAGGGCTCTGATTGAGATGGTGGTGGCACGGGAGCCCTCTGCCTCTCTGGGCCAGCTTGGCACACACCTGGCCCAGATAGGGAGGGCAGATGCACTGCAGGTGCTGTCCAAACTTGGCTCATCAGGGGCTTGCCTGGCCTAG
- the IGFLR1 gene encoding IGF-like family receptor 1 isoform X3, whose product MGPLRLLPTAVLLLAQAAPWEASQHCGRLEYWNPDNRCCGSCLQRFGPPPCSDLEFSENCGLDDAGNHVMHPFQECPPGQCNRNSAELCSLCGGGATAPIPSGSRGGTGRPCREKPVPNKEPCPLTPGKSSILSSQEPSSPGIPSVSWTSEHKAPQQAWPSLSFALFLVLVLLVTSAIILLALQRHHRRLDQGKAVQHPYPGLVCCDLDTHTRFLHLSSPASLETSEARDSWKEVSLSPLLGREMPSLESQPLSRLLDELEVLEELILLLDPEPGPGGRMACGTTRHLAARYGLPAAWSTFAYSLRPSRSPLRALIEMVVAREPSASLGQLGTHLAQIGRADALQVLSKLGSSGACLA is encoded by the exons ATGGGGCCCCTACGCCTCCTCCCGACTGCTGTGCTGCTCCTGGCCCAGGCGGCGCCTTGGGAGGCCTCTCAGCACTGCGGCCGCCTCGAGTACTGGAACCCTGACAACCGGTGCTGCGGCAGCTGCCTGCAGCGCTTCGGGCCGCCCCCTTGCTCGG ACCTAGAGTTTTCGGAAAACTGCGGGCTGGATGATGCTGGCAATCACGTAATGCACCCCTTCCAAGAGTGTCCTCCTGGACAGTGCAATCGCAACAGCGCGGAGCTATGTAGCCTTTGTGGCGGTGGAGCAACGGCACCCATTCCCTCGGGGAGCCGCGGTGGAACTGGGCGGCCCTGCCGAGAG AAGCCTGTCCCTAACAAAGAGCCCTGCCCACTGACACCTGGAAAATCGAGCATCCTTAGCTCCCAGGAGCCCAGCTCACCAGGGATTCCCAGTGTTTCGTGGACTTCTGAGCACAAAGCCCCTCAGCAAGCCTGGCCGAGTTTGAGTTTTGCCCTGTTCCTAGTGCTGGTTCTGCTCGTGACCTCAGCCATAATCCTGCTTGCCCTGCAAAGGCACCACCGTCGCCTCGACCAAGGGAAAGCAGTCCAACACCCATATCCTGGCTTGGTTTGCTGCGACCTTGACACCCACACCCGCTTCTTGCACTTGtcctctccagcctccctggAGACTTCAGAGGCAAGGGACTCATGGAAGGAGGTCTCTCTGTCTCCACTCCTAGGCAGGG AGATGCCAAGCCTGGAGTCGCAGCCCCTGTCTCGCCTCCTGGATGAGCTGGAGGTGCTGGAGGAGCTGATCCTGTTGCTAGACCCTGAGCCTGGGCCAGGTGGGAGGATGGCCTGTGGCACCACTCGACACCTGGCTGCAAGATACGGACTGCCTGCTGCCTGGTCCACTTTCGCCTACTCACTGCGGCCCAGTCGCTCACCTCTGAGGGCTCTGATTGAGATGGTGGTGGCACGGGAGCCCTCTGCCTCTCTGGGCCAGCTTGGCACACACCTGGCCCAGATAGGGAGGGCAGATGCACTGCAGGTGCTGTCCAAACTTGGCTCATCAGGGGCTTGCCTGGCCTAG